A portion of the Lolium rigidum isolate FL_2022 chromosome 1, APGP_CSIRO_Lrig_0.1, whole genome shotgun sequence genome contains these proteins:
- the LOC124659177 gene encoding uncharacterized protein LOC124659177 — translation MPPRKVDVRFIENARSRAARYAKRSKGLQKKASELSTLCGVPVALVCAPATPGAAGAGATLVWESEEGVLERYRAAAAVTPDARARHTHRSYLEAELGKERAKLARARPGALPDWDPALNDMAPHEAREVLEAIDSALQAARDRMAALGLPADDRLALEHVAAPGDDDDASESDDAAVAPQYLALGYAGFEPQTMTCHGGSNEHGGQLEQFLMEPERGLECVGGGSSSYLGPVDGTQAPGGYGGNAGYTWPDLTMCYPAHGSWNAPMPVGYYPYFADGALAPEHYSSAQDLTGGDYADTLPLEHTMGMDDNFAYPHMDNTYAAHWQTQDFQRSHTGTGQYPGTRGSGQAFHYLY, via the coding sequence ATGCCGCCCCGCAAGGTCGACGTGAGGTTCATCGAGAACGCGCGGTCGCGCGCCGCCAGGTACGCCAAGCGGTCCAAAGGCCTCCAGAAGAAGGCGTCGGAGCTCTCCACGCTCTGCGGCGTCCCCGTCGCGCTCGTCTGCGCCCCGGCCacccccggcgccgccggggCAGGGGCTACGCTCGTGTGGGAGTCGGAGGAGGGcgtcctcgagcggtaccgcgccgccgccgccgtcacgccGGATGCCCGCGCGCGGCACACGCACCGGAGCTACCTCGAGGCCGAGCTGGGCAAGGAGAGGGCCAAGCTCGCCAGGGCGCGGCCCGGCGCGCTGCCCGACTGGGACCCGGCGCTCAACGACATGGCGCCCCACGAGGCGCGGGAGGTGCTCGAGGCCATCGACTCCGCGCTGCAGGCCGCGCGCGACAGGATGGCGGCTCTGGGCTTGCCCGCCGACGACCGGCTCGCGCTGGAACATGTCGCGGCgcccggtgatgatgatgatgcttccgagtccgacgacgccgccgtcgcgccgcAGTACCTCGCGCTGGGCTACGCCGGCTTCGAACCTCAGACGATGACCTGCCACGGCGGGAGCAACGAGCACGGCGGCCAACTCGAGCAGTTCCTGATGGAGCCGGAGCGCGGCCTCGAGTGCGTCGGCGGCGGCAGTAGCTCCTACTTGGGCCCCGTCGACGGCACGCAGGCGCCGGGCGGCTACggcggcaatgccggttacacctGGCCCGATCTGACCATGTGCTACCCCGCCCACGGCTCGTGGAACGCGCCCATGCCGGTTGGGTACTACCCCTACTTCGCCGACGGCGCTCTGGCCCCTGAGCACTACTCCTCCGCCCAGGACCTCACCGGCGGGGACTACGCCGACACGCTGCCGCTCGAGCACACCATGGGCATGGACGACAACTTCGCTTACCCCCACATGGACAACACCTACGCGGCGCATTGGCAGACCCAGGACTTCCAGCGCTCCCACACCGGCACCGGCCAGTATCCCGGGACACGCGGCTCCGGCCAAGCCTTCCATTATCTCTACTAG
- the LOC124694579 gene encoding protein RMD5 homolog translates to MEIDNLREAFDRVVEKRTLSSTKVQEAIDQIVNEVTQAISKMQMMNTDSMDSCDHSHILAELKAKLNEVAPLNQLEGCQKELNVALSKYLKLLEKSFNPDISKAYRNVDFEASTINNIIANHFYRQGLFDLGDSFVHECGESDGSYLKSSFQEMYGILEAMKARNLEPALSWAAKNHDQLLQNSSMLELKLHSLQFVEILTNKGSKDEALQYARTHLGPFAFMHEAEIPRLMACLIWDRLDQSPYAEFVSSTQWEKLSEELIHQFCSILGQSSDSPLNVAISAGFQGLPTLLKLTMVMAAKKQEWQAMKQLPVPIDIGPEFQYHSVFVCPVLREQSSDENPPMLMPCGHAVSKQSIMKLSKSSSRTFKCPYCPSEAVASQCKQLRF, encoded by the coding sequence ATGGAGATTGACAATCTAAGAGAGGCCTTTGACCGAGTTGTCGAAAAGCGTACCTTATCTTCTACCAAAGTTCAGGAAGCTATTGATCAGATAGTGAATGAAGTTACGCAGGCAATATCAAAGATGCAGATGATGAATACAGATTCCATGGACAGTTGTGACCATTCACACATCCTTGCAGAACTGAAGGCCAAGCTGAACGAAGTGGCGCCATTGAACCAGCTCGAAGGCTGTCAAAAGGAATTGAATGTTGCTCTGAGCAAATATCTCAAGCTCCTTGAAAAGTCTTTTAATCCAGATATATCAAAGGCATATAGAAATGTGGATTTTGAGGCTTCCACAATAAACAACATAATAGCAAATCATTTCTACCGCCAGGGCCTCTTTGATCTCGGAGACTCCTTTGTCCATGAGTGTGGTGAGTCAGATGGGTCTTACCTGAAATCATCGTTTCAAGAGATGTATGGAATTCTTGAAGCAATGAAAGCCAGAAACCTTGAGCCTGCACTCAGCTGGGCTGCCAAGAACCATGATCAGCTGTTGCAGAATAGCTCGATGCTTGAGCTGAAGCTCCATTCTCTTCAGTTTGTTGAGATacttactaataaaggaagtaaagaCGAGGCTTTGCAATATGCAAGGACTCACCTGGGTCCCTTTGCCTTCATGCACGAGGCGGAGATCCCAAGGCTGATGGCTTGCCTTATCTGGGATCGGCTTGATCAGTCCCCATATGCCGAGTTCGTGTCATCAACGCAATGGGAGAAGCTATCTGAGGAGCTAATCCATCAGTTCTGCAGCATCTTGGGACAGTCCAGCGACAGCCCACTTAATGTAGCTATATCAGCTGGTTTTCAAGGACTGCCGACCTTGTTGAAGCTAACCATGGTAATGGCTGCCAAAAAACAGGAGTGGCAGGCCATGAAACAGCTTCCTGTCCCCATAGACATTGGACCCGAGTTCCAGTACCACTCTGTGTTTGTATGCCCAGTTCTGAGAGAGCAGTCAAGTGACGAGAACCCTCCGATGCTGATGCCCTGTGGACACGCTGTATCGAAGCAATCGATCATGAAGCTATCAAAGAGCAGCTCCAGAACTTTCAAGTGCCCTTACTGCCCCTCTGAGGCGGTAGCTTCGCAGTGCAAGCAGCTTCGTTTCTAG